AACTTTTTTTCCCTAAATCACTCCTAACTTATTCAAAATTGAATTTGGTGTTTCCGAGGGGGCAAGTATGATATGTTCAAGATCAGGCTTAAATTGTTTTATCTCAATAAAATGACCAGATTTTTTTTGCTGAAAAAAGCGGTAATTCCAAGATGAAACAATATCAACTACATCCATAAATGAAGCCCCAAACTTCGGCAAAAAATAATTATTAAATTCACCATAGATAATGGGACGAGTTTGACTAAGAAAAGAAGCTCCACCACGCAAAAACATAACTTCTGCCCCTTCAACATCAATCTTAATTAGATGACAGTTTTTAATATTTGCTTTTTTGACGAAGGTATCGAGTCTCGTCAAATGGGCTTTTGAAGTTATACCAAAATAGCTTGTTGGTATTTCTCCTTTGCTTATTACAGCATTACCTGTACTGGAATTGTTTTCATTTTCCATGGATATTTCGATAATGCCTTCATCATCTCCTAGAGCAATATCATGTGCTATGACAGTCTTTTCAAGATTATTCAATAAGATATTAGTCTCAAGACAGTCGAAATTAGATTTAACTGGCTCAAAAGCATACAATTTACCATTTAATGTTTGTAATTTGCGACCCAATGGGACTGAATAAAACCCAATATTCGCACCAACATCAAATACAACACATTTTTCTTTCAGACAACTAGACAATCTTGAAATTATGTCATTATCATAAAGCCCTGTCCAATAAGACCACTGCTCTGTTCTACTTCGCACATCCAATTGCATTGAAGTTCCATCTTGCATTCTAACTTTTGTAATACATTGCTGGTCGTTATTCAAGTTAGTTAAGAAACGGCTGAGCGTATTTCCGAGACGACGCTTTCCACGAAAATATGGTGTTGAGCGGGATAAATAAGCAATTGAATTACGTAATTTATGCATCATTTTAACTTATTATTATATTTTGTAATGTTAAATGTTTTCTAAGAAATTTTTGACCATTTTGCCAGCTACTTTCCAATTAAGTCGCGATTGATATTCGTTGAAAGAAGATAATGCTAACCTCTGATAATCTGAATAATTATCAAACAAGTGAGTAATATAATCACAATATTCGGTAATCTTGGTATTTTCATCGAATAACTGACCGTTAAGTCCGTTACGGACTATTGTTGGTATTCCACCAACGGTAGTGGATAAACAAGGAACTCCCAAAGCATTAGCTTCGCATAAAACAATTGGACTACAATCTGCTAATGTCGGCAGAATTAAAAAATGAGAATCCATAATTAATTCTTGAATTTTTTGTTTTCCCTCCTTAGTAGACTTACTAATAAAGCCCAAAGCTTTTACAAAATCTGGTAAAGGTTCTTTGATTGATGGTTGACAACCAACAACAGTCAGCTCTGTTTGTAATCCAGATTGGTTTAATTTTTTTGCTACCTGAAAAGCAACATCTCCGCCTTTTCTCTCCCAATCAATTGTTAAAAATAACAGTTTACAGCGATCGCTAGTTCGGGATGCAATTACGTCCTTAATTGTTTCAGAAGAAAATGGACTGTCTGTATTAGAACCAAAGGGAACAACTTTAACTCGCTCAGGATCTGCTCCATAATCATTGACAGCCGAGCGCGCAGCCCAATCAGACGAATAGATTGCCAGCTTACTTTTTTGTAAAGCCAGTCTTTCCATTTGATGCCAATCCCGAATTACTTCTTCGGGTAAATTACTATACTGGGGATAAAAATTTTGAATATTTGCAAAAGTTCCATCTGCCCAAAAGGCGATTGGGCAATCGCATTCTAAATAGGCAATGGGATTTACCGTGGCACTAAAAACGAGATCGGCTTGAGTGCTGTTTAGTTTTTGAGCGACCTGACTGGCATAATGTTTTAAAGTCAAAGGATCGGCATTTTTTTGATAATTCTTGTGTCGAACAAATTCATAGTAATGACGTTTGAGTTTGCCAATTGCTCTTAAAGTGACAGAATCTTCTAAAGGACCAATATATTCCAAAGAAATTAATTGCTTCTTCAAACATTGGGCAATATGGTAACCTGTTCCAGACCATTCGTTTTTACCCTTTAAAGTTCTTGAATCAAAAGTACTTACGTAAGCTAATTTCATGTTTGTTTATTTAAAACAACTTCTTGATAACTGCCTGATTTAACAATTCGGCCTCGATCGAGTTGATAAATGCGATCGCAATGTTCAATTGTGGAAAGGCGATGAGCAATAATAATAATAGTTTTCTCACCACTCAAAGCTTTGGTTGCGTCTGTAACCAGCTTTTCTGTTTCGCTATCTAAAGCAGCAGTAGCTTCATCAAACACTAAAATTTCTCGTTCATGATACAGTACCCGCGCAATGCCAATTCGTTGTCTTTGTCCTCCAGACAACAGCACTCCGCGTTCGCCAACCATAGTTTTAATACCATTGGGTAATTGTTCGATTACTTCGGTCAGTTGTGCCATTTCAATCGCTTTTTTTAATCGCTCAAGATCGATTAGGTTATCGGGGACTCCAAAGGCAATATTGCGCTCAACAGTATCGTCAATTAAAAAGATTGTTTGAGGAACATATCCCAATTTATCTTGCCAACTACGTAAATTGTTGTATACAGAAATGCCATCAACTTTAATATCCCCAGACTGCGGGATAAAAAGACCTAGTAGAACATCTACCAAAGTAGTTTTTCCCGAGCCAGATTTACCAATTAAACCAATGGATTGACCTTTATTAATAGTCAAATAAATTTCTTTTAAGGCTTGGTTATTAGCTTTGGGATATTGATAAATAAGATTATCTAAAGTAATTTGTTGTTCAAAAATTACAGATGGTAAATCTTGACTTGATAGAATATCCACAGAGCGATGTTGAAGTTTGACATTAGATATAGACTGTTTTTTTTCTAGCTCTTTTAAGTCAAAAAATAGACTGTCGAGAGCATGAGTATTAGTGCGGATGACGTTAATACCAGAAATTAAATTGCCAGTTGCTGGCAATAAACGAATCGATGCTAAAGCAAAAATACCTAAAACAGCAGTTAGATTTTCTTCATTGCCACGATTTAAATTGACAAATAACAGCGTAAACCCAATTAAAAAGCTAATCATAAACGCTTCGATAACAAAGCGAGGTAGATTGCCATAACCTGAAGCCTGGCTTAAATTTCTGGCGTATTTTTGGGTTTGAACTGCCATTTGTTGTTGAAAATATGACTCGCAACCCAGTACGCGAGTTTCTTTAAAACCTCCCATGCCATGATTCATAATGCGAATCATCTCACCATTCGCTTTCCAACCTTCCCTACCCCAACGAGCTAAGCGATCTTTCATGGGATACAATAATCCCAAGCTGACTAACATAATTATGGCAATTAGAATTAAAGCCATTGAATTAGTATTTACCAACAGTATTACTAATGCCAGGATGATCACCCCATTAGAAATAGATGTTAATAGTGACATGACTAAACCGATACAAACCATGTCAGTTGAAGTGACAATGTTTTGAATTAAGGTTGCCGAATTAGTTCTAAGATGAAAGCTATAAGGTGCTTCTATATATGCCTTCATCAATTTGTAGGCTAGTTTTCCCTTCAAACCATAGCCAAATTCAAATACTGATTTTTGAGCATTGAAACTAAAAAAAGCTTTGACATAAAAAGCCGCAATTACTAATAAGCCTAATGCAATTAAAAATTGCTGTTGAGAATTAAAATTTAATTGTTGATAAATAGAGTGTAGCCAGTAATTACTGGTAATTGTATCTGGATTTGTCGCGATCGCAATAAAAGGTCCAATCGCTCCAGTGCCAAAAACTTCTAAGCTAGAAATAAAAATAAATAATAAAATCATCTTTACAATTTGTTTATGATTTCCTTTACTTACATATAGAAGCTTTGATATAAACTGAGTCATAAAATAGTATTGCTGATTAGTAACGATCTAAAGGAACGCACGAAGAGTTTTAAATTTGAGATATGGATATGGCTTCTCACAATTTAGCAATTAACCAGAACCAGAATCGCCTTCTGAAAGTAAATCTCCAACCTGACCAGGCTGTCATATCTACATATTCAAAGAAGTACTGTTTGAGTAGAGTATGACGAGATGTCCAGGGTTTTGCAGCTGATACGTAGTGGATAATATAAGGATCGCGAATTAAACTGTTGTAGATTTCTTCTGAGAAAGGGCTTTCTTGCCAAGATAAATAGCCATAAACGCTAATAGGTGACATATTCCATCTGGGATCTAGTTCCTGCCATTTACCTATAAAGAGTGCATTTAAAACATCTTGGTCATACCAACCAAGATGTTTTATATTTTGAGCGAAGTACTTTATAGCTTTATCGCTAAGTCTATCTTCTCGCCACTTTTTGAGATTGATAACGAGTACTCCTGCATTGAAATATTTAGCATTTGACTCAATTCCAAGCTCCTGATAGTTTAACTTTCCAGTAGAACTTGATACATAAGGTATCCATGTATCCTGCGCTGCTAATAAATAATTATTGCCTATGTTAGTTTGCCATAGCTCTCCTAAGTTCCCTTTTACAACTAAATCACAATCTAGATAGATAGCTTTTTCAAATTTACTAGACAAGAGTTCGGGAATGATTAACCTATAAAATGAAGCAATTGAAACATAACTAGCTTTTATTTTTTTTTCGTCTAATTGTGTCGATTTGTGTGCTTCTTCAATATCTCTCAGCAAAGAATTAGATATCGATACAAACTCAACTTCACACTTTTCTAAATTCAAAGATTTAAGCAGCTTCTGTTTGTTGGGGTTTGTAATGCCTCCATCAATAACAAAGAAGCTTATTTTGAAGTTACCTTTAAGGTTTTCAGTTGCAGAACGCATCGTTACGGCTAGGGGCATAGCATAATTGTTATCGGCAGCACAAACAACGATAATAGGATCGTTTTCGCTTTTTATAAAGGGTTCTAGTTTTTTTCCAGAGCTTAAATTTCTAATATGCATAACATTTTGTATATTGCAGTAATTTATAAGTGTTCAAAACTTTAATTGCTTTCCAGTAATAATTAAAGATTTGCTCAAGTTAATTATTCATACCAGGGTAAGCGCAAGAAAAAAATGGTCAAAATATGCTGGTAGAGAAAAACTACAATTCACAAAGCACAATTGTCGTCAGTGCAAGGTAATTCTCAATATTATTTAAAGTAATATGGTCTTGTTGATTCTTGCGCTTACCCTGTTATTCATACGAGCTTTAATTATAGATACAGCCTTTCGGAATTTATAAACCAATTTCTGCCAAAGTTCCTGCCAAAAGGTAAATCGCCAGCCTGACCATGAAGTCATATCTACATAGTGAAAGAAATGTTCTTTTAATGGAACATCGCGAGAATTCCAAGGCTTTTCACCTGAAATGAAATGAATGATATAAAAATCGTTGTGAATGAGATTGTTGTAGACATGCTCTTGATATGGACTCTCTTTCCAAGAAGAGTATTCATAAATCCGAGAAGTAGCATTCCAGCGAGGATCAAGCTCGCCCCATTGACCCGTAAATAATGCATTCAAAATATCCTGATCGCCATAAATCATATGTTCTTTATTATGGTTAAGATAATCAATAGCCCTAGCAGAAACTTTTTCAGCTCGCCATTTTTCAACATTGATTACAAGAACACCCGAATTAAAGTATTTAGCATCAGAAGCAATGCCTAGCTCTTGATAGTTTAAAAGCCCATTATGAGCAGATACAGAGTGTACCCATGTATCTTGTGCTGCAAATACGTAATTTTCCCCTAAATCGATTTGCCAAAGCTGACTTAAATCTTCTTTCACTATTAAATCGCAATCCAGGTAAATTGCCTTTTTAGCCTGGTCAGGCAAGAGTTCGGCAATAAACAGTCTATAATACTGTGCAATAGAAATATAATTTTTGGCTTGACCTTCTGTTACAGTGTATCTGTATGCTTCCTCAAGACTTTTGGCAAAATTATCAGGTTTAGGGATAAATTGGACTTCACAGTTGTCTATACTCAGCGTTTTTAATATCCTCCGCTTATTTCTCTTCTTAATTCCTCCATCAATAATAAATAGAAGAATTTTCCAATTTTTTTTAAGATTTGCAAGTGCAGAACGAACTGTTACTGCTAATGGCATAGCATATTTGTCATCAGCCGCACAAACTACGACTATGGGTTCACTCTCAATTTTTAGAAAAGGTTCTTCTTTTCCTTTGTAGCTCAAATTTTCAATGTGCATATTTTTTATATTCTAGTGATTTATAGATTTTTACAACCTTTATTGCTTTTTAACGTATTAAGGTTAATCTTGGCGATAAATTTTTAATTGTTAATAGTTTTTCTTGAAAACAAATCTTTAGGAGAAAACTCTTTAAATGTTTGCAGATAGTAGTTTAATAGTGCAATTAAATAAAATTTGATATTTCCCAGTTTGGGATTTAACTTTAAAGCCCAGACAGCATGAACCAAACTACCATAGGGATATTTATTACGCAATTTTTCTGAGTAAAGTCTTGCTAAGTCTGAAAGGTCAAAGTATTTACCATAGTTTAATTCACGCTGTACTTCAACTGGTAGGCGATCAAAGCAAAAGTTTAGAGTCAGCAATGCTTGTTTTATAGCATTTCCAGTGATTATAGACGTATTCATATCGCTATCTTCATGAATCCGATAGTAACTGTATGGTGTAATTGTCGATACGGCTTGACCATAAGCAGTAGCACGAAAATACATTTCCCAATCGTCGCAAGGATAATACTTTTCACTGTAACCACCAATATTCTCGTAAACAGTTCTGGGAATGACAACGGAAGGGGCTTGAATTAGGCATTTTGAAGCCATTTTCTTCAGAAAATCCCGAACGACACCTTCTTCGGTGGTTATTGGATCGCTCCATCCAAACTTACAACCGTTCTCATCAATATAATCAACTGGACCAGTCAGTAAGGTAGAGTCGGGGAAACGCTCGATCAAATCCTCATATTTTGAGTAAAAACCAGGCAAAACAAGATCGTCGTCATGCAAGATGTGTATCCA
This DNA window, taken from Pleurocapsa sp. FMAR1, encodes the following:
- a CDS encoding glycosyltransferase family 8 protein; translated protein: MHIRNLSSGKKLEPFIKSENDPIIVVCAADNNYAMPLAVTMRSATENLKGNFKISFFVIDGGITNPNKQKLLKSLNLEKCEVEFVSISNSLLRDIEEAHKSTQLDEKKIKASYVSIASFYRLIIPELLSSKFEKAIYLDCDLVVKGNLGELWQTNIGNNYLLAAQDTWIPYVSSSTGKLNYQELGIESNAKYFNAGVLVINLKKWREDRLSDKAIKYFAQNIKHLGWYDQDVLNALFIGKWQELDPRWNMSPISVYGYLSWQESPFSEEIYNSLIRDPYIIHYVSAAKPWTSRHTLLKQYFFEYVDMTAWSGWRFTFRRRFWFWLIAKL
- a CDS encoding glycosyltransferase family 8 protein, giving the protein MHIENLSYKGKEEPFLKIESEPIVVVCAADDKYAMPLAVTVRSALANLKKNWKILLFIIDGGIKKRNKRRILKTLSIDNCEVQFIPKPDNFAKSLEEAYRYTVTEGQAKNYISIAQYYRLFIAELLPDQAKKAIYLDCDLIVKEDLSQLWQIDLGENYVFAAQDTWVHSVSAHNGLLNYQELGIASDAKYFNSGVLVINVEKWRAEKVSARAIDYLNHNKEHMIYGDQDILNALFTGQWGELDPRWNATSRIYEYSSWKESPYQEHVYNNLIHNDFYIIHFISGEKPWNSRDVPLKEHFFHYVDMTSWSGWRFTFWQELWQKLVYKFRKAVSIIKARMNNRVSARINKTILL
- a CDS encoding ABC transporter ATP-binding protein, whose product is MILLFIFISSLEVFGTGAIGPFIAIATNPDTITSNYWLHSIYQQLNFNSQQQFLIALGLLVIAAFYVKAFFSFNAQKSVFEFGYGLKGKLAYKLMKAYIEAPYSFHLRTNSATLIQNIVTSTDMVCIGLVMSLLTSISNGVIILALVILLVNTNSMALILIAIIMLVSLGLLYPMKDRLARWGREGWKANGEMIRIMNHGMGGFKETRVLGCESYFQQQMAVQTQKYARNLSQASGYGNLPRFVIEAFMISFLIGFTLLFVNLNRGNEENLTAVLGIFALASIRLLPATGNLISGINVIRTNTHALDSLFFDLKELEKKQSISNVKLQHRSVDILSSQDLPSVIFEQQITLDNLIYQYPKANNQALKEIYLTINKGQSIGLIGKSGSGKTTLVDVLLGLFIPQSGDIKVDGISVYNNLRSWQDKLGYVPQTIFLIDDTVERNIAFGVPDNLIDLERLKKAIEMAQLTEVIEQLPNGIKTMVGERGVLLSGGQRQRIGIARVLYHEREILVFDEATAALDSETEKLVTDATKALSGEKTIIIIAHRLSTIEHCDRIYQLDRGRIVKSGSYQEVVLNKQT
- a CDS encoding glycosyltransferase, with amino-acid sequence MKTANYKQNDYPQFSPIPEGVARPFWSVMIPTYNSKQDCLTQTLESVLAQDPGLEHMQIEVIDNCSTQSDLESLVAAIGKGRVAFYRQDKNVGPVKNSNTCIARSVGRWIHILHDDDLVLPGFYSKYEDLIERFPDSTLLTGPVDYIDENGCKFGWSDPITTEEGVVRDFLKKMASKCLIQAPSVVIPRTVYENIGGYSEKYYPCDDWEMYFRATAYGQAVSTITPYSYYRIHEDSDMNTSIITGNAIKQALLTLNFCFDRLPVEVQRELNYGKYFDLSDLARLYSEKLRNKYPYGSLVHAVWALKLNPKLGNIKFYLIALLNYYLQTFKEFSPKDLFSRKTINN
- a CDS encoding FkbM family methyltransferase, with the translated sequence MMHKLRNSIAYLSRSTPYFRGKRRLGNTLSRFLTNLNNDQQCITKVRMQDGTSMQLDVRSRTEQWSYWTGLYDNDIISRLSSCLKEKCVVFDVGANIGFYSVPLGRKLQTLNGKLYAFEPVKSNFDCLETNILLNNLEKTVIAHDIALGDDEGIIEISMENENNSSTGNAVISKGEIPTSYFGITSKAHLTRLDTFVKKANIKNCHLIKIDVEGAEVMFLRGGASFLSQTRPIIYGEFNNYFLPKFGASFMDVVDIVSSWNYRFFQQKKSGHFIEIKQFKPDLEHIILAPSETPNSILNKLGVI
- a CDS encoding glycosyltransferase family 4 protein is translated as MKLAYVSTFDSRTLKGKNEWSGTGYHIAQCLKKQLISLEYIGPLEDSVTLRAIGKLKRHYYEFVRHKNYQKNADPLTLKHYASQVAQKLNSTQADLVFSATVNPIAYLECDCPIAFWADGTFANIQNFYPQYSNLPEEVIRDWHQMERLALQKSKLAIYSSDWAARSAVNDYGADPERVKVVPFGSNTDSPFSSETIKDVIASRTSDRCKLLFLTIDWERKGGDVAFQVAKKLNQSGLQTELTVVGCQPSIKEPLPDFVKALGFISKSTKEGKQKIQELIMDSHFLILPTLADCSPIVLCEANALGVPCLSTTVGGIPTIVRNGLNGQLFDENTKITEYCDYITHLFDNYSDYQRLALSSFNEYQSRLNWKVAGKMVKNFLENI